The following is a genomic window from Amycolatopsis sp. BJA-103.
TCGGTCTGCGCACGCTTCGTGGCGCCAAGTCACGGGACGCGGAAAAGGCTGACGCCTGATCGGGTTTGTCGTCCTTTTGACGGTGGTGGGCCCGGCGTCGGCTCCCTAACGTTCACCTCACCGAATCATGGAGGTGGAATGTCCCGGATCAGACGCCTGCTCGTCCCCGCGCTCGTCGCGGCGGCGGCGGGAAGTGTCTTCGCGGCCCCGTCGGCGAGTGCCGCGCCCGCACCGCAGTGCGACACCGCGAGCGCGCCGTTCAACTACGTGGTGCTCTACAACCCGCGTACCCCGGAGCGCAAGGTCGACACCGAGCTGCGCGCCAAGTGTGGCGAGAAGGTGGCGTACTACCCGGAGATCGGGGTCGCGGTGGCGACCTCGCGCAACGCCGACTTCCAGGCGAAGATCGGCGTTTTCCGCGCCTACTCGGGCGGCCGTGACGTGGCGTTCCCGCCGGCGGCCTCGGCCAGGTCGACCCGCTCCGCCGTGGTCGACACCAAGGAGAACGAAGAGACCACCAGTGTCGCCGCCGAAGAGGACCTGTCGGCGCAGCAGTGGGACATGCGGGCGATCCAGGCTCCCGAGGCCAACAAGGTCTCCGGTGGCAGCCGCTCGGTGACCGTCGGCGTGCTGGACTCGGGCATCGAGCCCACCCACCCCGCGCTGAAGGCGGCCCTGGACCCGAAGACGTCCGCGGGCTGCAACACGGGCGCCCCCGACACCACGCCCGCCGCCTGGGCGCCGACGACCTCCGACCACGGCACGCACGTCGCGGGCACGATCGCGGGCAAGGACACCGCGCGCGGCTTCACCGGCATCGCGCCCGGCGTCAAGCTGGCCTCGGTGAAGGTCGTGAACGACGACGGCCTGATCCTCCCCGAAGCCGCCGTCTGCGGGTTCATGTGGGCCGCGAAGCACCGCTTCCCGGTGACGAACAACAGCTACTACATCGACCCGGGCATGTTCTACTGCTCGAAGGAGCCGGGCGACGCGGCCGCGTTCGAGGCCGTCCGCCGCGCGGTGACCTACTCGACCGGCCGTGGTGTCCTGAACGTCGCCGCCGCCGGCAACAGCGGCTTCGACCCGGACAAGCAGACCGTGGACCCGAACCGGCCGCACCCGGTCGACAAGAGCTGCGGCATCCTGCCGAAGGCCATCGACGGTGTCGTCAACGTCTCGGCCATCGGCTACGCGGGCTCGAAGTCGTCGTACAGCAACTACGGCAACGACGTTTCGGTCACCGCTCCCGGTGGCGACCGCGCCCAGCTGCCGCCCACCGGCCAGGGTGCCGGTTGCCCGCTGTCGACGATCTTCAACGGCGCCTACGGCACCAAGTGCGGCACCTCGATGGCGTCCCCGCACGCCGCCGGTGTCGCCGCGCTGCTCGCGTCCCGCTACCGCCACGCTCCGCCCGTCGCGCTGAGGTGGCTGCTGGAGCACCAGGCCGACACGATCGCTTGCGGCACCGCCGCGCCGGTCTGTGAAGGCCCGGCGAAGGACAACTCGTACTACGGCCACGGCCGCGTCAACGCTCTGGACGCGGTGAAGTAGTTCGGCTGTCACGGGGCCGGTCCACGTTCGTGGGCCGGCCCCGTTTCGTTTCCCTGGCCCTTTCGACTGCGTCCTCGCTACGTTGTGAACACCTTCGACAGTGGGGAGTTCACGATGTCGGTGTTCGGTCGGTTGGTTCCCGTGATGGTGGGCCTGGCGGTGCTCCCGCTCGTCAGCGTGCCCGCCGCGGTGGCGGCGCCCGCCCAGGCTTGCAGTGAGGAACCGCGGGAGCTGCCCATCAACGAGTTCACCGACTATCGCGAGATGGTGCGGGAACTCGGCAGGCTCGAGCGCGTGAGCAAGGGGCGGGTGGCGGTCAAGGAGGTCGGGCGCTCCACTCGCGGGCGGGTGATCCACCAGGCGAGCGTCGGGACCGGGCCGAAGGTCTTCGTGGTCTCCAGCGAGATCCACGGGAACGAGAAGACCGGCACCGACGCGCTGCTGCGCATCCTCGACTACCTCGGCACGTCGGAATCGCGGGACGCCGAGCGGCTGCGGAAGACCATCACGTTCGTCGCGGTGCCGAAACTGAACCCGGACGGCGCCGAACTCGACCGGCGCGGCAACGACCTGTCGTGGACCGAGGTCCAGCAGCGGTTCCCGCAACTCAAGGACCGGCCGCCCGCCTGGAACTACCTCAGCGACGTCCTCCAGGGTGACGACTACCGGAAGCGTCCCGGGTTCGACGTCAACCGCGACTTCAACCCGGACCTGAACTACGTCCCGCGCGCGGAGGACTTCCCCGGTGCGCCGGACGAGCCGGGCTGGTTCATCACGCCCGAGGCGCGGGCGCTGCGTTCGGTGTACGTCGAGTTGACCGCGCGGCGAGGGAAGGTGCCTGACGTGTATGTCGATCTGCACCATCAAGGCGCGTGCGTCCGGCAGGAAGGCAGCAACCGGTTCCTCGACGTCGGCATCGACTACCCGCCGCTGCCCGACAAGTTCTTCGAGCCCGGCCAGAAATACGCGAAGTACCGCGATGTGTACACAAAGGACGAATCGCGGCAACTGGCGATCAGCGGATTCAACGGGATGACGTCGCGCGGGTTCGTCGGGGCGCGCTATCCGCATGCGCCGGATCGCGATCTGCCGGGGCAGGCGCGGTGTTCGTTCGCCTTGAACGGGACGGGGACGGTGCTGTTCGAGGTGCGCGGCCAGACGCAGACGCTCGGGCAACAGCACCGGGAGCACTTCACGCGCGCGGTGATGGCGGGGCTGTACAACATGCTGCGGGACGTGAGCACGGGCGCTGTCGAGTACATCGATCCGGAGGCCTTCGACCGGCTGCCCGGTACCGCCGACTCCTCCGCACTCGCACCCGCACCGGCACGCGTGCTGGAGTAGGGGTTTCTGGCTGGATTGAAGTACATGAAGGCCCCCTTCCTTGCGTTAGGCGCAAGGAAGGGGGCCTTCATGTACTTCAGGCGGCAGTGGACAGGTGAATGTCTGGTCGGGGCCGGGCCGTCGCCACACCGTGTGCGGCGTTGAGGTCGGAGAGAACTCCCTCCGGGTCGTCTCGCAGACGCGAGGGCAGAGTCTGCACGACGACGAGGCCTGCCGCGGCATACCGTGTGTTTCGCTCGATGGTTCGTGCGTAGTCCGCCTTGCGGAAATGGAACTCGAACGAGTCGATTTCCCAAACGAGACCTATGTCCTCCCACAGAGCGTCGGGACGCCCGAGGTAGCGACCAGTGCTGTCGTAGATCGCCGCGTTCCAATGACTCGGTGGCGAGGGAAGACCTTGGGCGAGCAATTTGGCCCGCGATTCCGCCATGGAGCGGATGTCCACCCAGCCGGTCAGCATGCGTCTCGGCACCGCGGTTCCTCGTTGTGTGCCATGGTCGAGTTCGCGCAGCAGAGCCTTCGGATGGCATCCGCCGTTTTGAATCGCTTCGATCAAGAGCGCGTCGACCTGCTCCGAGTGCTTGAGCCGGCGTGCCGTGTCGGTGGTGGCCCGGATCAAAGGCGCGAGTGGCACGCCATGGCGAAGGACCGGAGCCGGCATCCGGATCGTGCGTTCCATCGTCACGAAGCCGGTACTGCGGACCTTCCGCTCATGCGGGATGAGCAGATGCAGGCCCGGATCCGAAGGCATCGCAGCCCGACGCAGGCCGTGCCGCACACAGGCTTCGGTCCCGGTGACCACCGTGTCCGCTCCGCCGTGCAGGAGGCCGGCCGTCACGAGTTGCTCGGTCGTCGGTTCATTGCTGTGCAGCAAAATTATGCCCGGCAACAAGCGCTGCCATGGGCCGCCGGGCAGGCATCGGGTGTAGATCGTCCTGCTGCTCATCTCCAGGCATTCCAAGTCGGCTGCCCGGACGACACCGTTGCGACTTCTCTCCAGCAGCAGTTCGGGATGCTGAGCCCATCTCCCCCTTTTGGACATAAGGCCAGCATGAGTGCGGGACCGAGCACTTCACCAGAGCTGATTTGTCGACCTGTGGATAACTGCCCTGTTGTGGATAACTCCCTGCCAAGTACATGAAGGCCCCCTTCCTTGCGCCTAACGCAAGGAAGGGGGCCTTCATGTACTTGGAGCCAAGCGTTAGACGCGCTTGAAGAGCAGCGCGCGCTTGACTTCCTGGATCGCCTTCGTCACCTGGATGCCACGCGGGCACGCGTCGGTGCAGTTGAACGTCGTCCGGCAGCGCCAAACGCCTTCGGAGTCGTTCAGGATGTCGAGCCGCTCTTCGGCGCCTTCGTCACGCGAGTCGAAGATGAACCGGTGCGCGTTGACGATCGCGGCCGGGCCGAAGTACGAGCCGTCGTTCCAGTACACCGGGCACGAGGAAGTGCAGCAGGCGCACAGGATGCACTTGGTCGTGTCGTCGAACCGGTCGCGGTCGGCCTGCGACTGGATCCGCTCGCGCGTGGGCTCGTTCCCGTAGGCGATCAGGTACGGCTTCACCGCACGGTACGCCTCGAAGAACGGGTCCATGTCGACGTAAAGGTCCTTGAGCGTCGTCAGGCCCTTGATCGGCGCGATGGTGATGGTGGTCTTCTTGCCGTTGGTCTCCAGCAGGTCCTTCATCAGGACCTTGCACGCCAAGCGGTTGATGCCGTTGATCTGCATCGCGTCGGAACCACAGACGCCGTGCGCGCACGACCGGCGGAACGAGAACGTCCCGTCGATGTAGTCCTTCACGTAGAAGAGCAGGTTCAGCAGCCTGTCGGTGCGCTGCGCCGGGACGTCGTAGGACTCCCAGTGCGGCTCGTTGTCGATCTCGGGGTTGAACCGCAGGATCTTCAGCGTGACGGTGATCGGCGTGTGGTCGGAGGACACGGCCTCCGACTTCTCGGGGGTGGCCGTGGTCATCAGTACTTCCGCTCCATCGGTTCGTAGCGGGTGAAGGTCACCGGCTTGTAGTCCAGTCGGATATCGGAGGCAAGACCAGAACCCTGCTTGTAGGCCATGGTGTGCCGCATGAAGTTCGTGTCGTCGCGGTTCGGGTAGTCCTCGCGCGCGTGACCGCCGCGGGACTCCTTGCGCGCCAGGGCGCCGACGACGAGAACCTCGGCGAGTTCGAGCAGGAAGCCCAGTTCGACGGCTTCGAGGACGTCGGTGTTGTACCGCTTCCCCTTGTCCGACACAGTGATCCGCTCGTACCGGTCCTTCAGTGCCTGCACGTCGGTCAGCGCCTGCTTCAGCGTGTCCTCGGTGCGGTACACGGAAGCGTGCGAGTCCATCGTCCGCTGCAGTTCGGTGCGGATGTCGGCGACGCGCTCGTCACCGTGCTCCGAAAGCAGGCCCGAGAGCTGGTCTTCGACGATGGTGGTCGGGTTCTCCGGCAGTTCGACGAAGTCGTGTGCCAGCGCGTACTCGGCGGCCGCGATGCCCGCGCGACGCCCGAAGACGTTGATGTCGAGCAGCGAGTTGGTGCCGAGGCGGTTCGAGCCGTGCACGGACACGCACGCCACCTCACCCGCGGCGTACAGGCCGGGGATGACGTTCTCGTTGTCCCGCAACGCTTCGCCGTGGATGTTCGTCGGGATTCCGCCCATCACGTAGTGACAGGTCGGGAACACCGGCACCGGCTCGGTCACCGGGTCGACGCCCAGGTACGTCCGGGAGAACTCCATGATGTCCGGGAGCTTCGCGTTCAGCGTCTCTTCCGGGATGTGCGTGACGTCGAGGACGACGTAGTCCTTGTTCGGACCGCAACCGCGGCCCTGCAGCACTTCCTGCACCATCGACCGGGCGACGATGTCGCGCGGCGCGAGGTCCTTGATCGTCGGGGCGTAGCGCTCCATGAACCGCTCGCCGTCGGCGTTGCGGAGGATGCCGCCTTCACCGCGCACGGCCTCGGAGATGAGGATGCCGAGCCCGGCGAGACCTGTCGGGTGGAACTGGAAGAACTCCATGTCCTCCAGCGGCAGGCCCTTGCGGAAGATGATGCCGAGGCCGTCACCGGTGAGGGTGTGCGCGTTCGACGTCGTCTTGAAGATCTTGCCCGCGCCGCCGGTGGCGAACACGATCGACTTCGCCTGGAAGACGTGCAGCTCGCCGGTGGCCAGCTCGTAGGCGACGACGCCGGAGGCGACCGGGTTGCCGTTCTCGTCCGGGGTCAGCACCAGGTCGAGCACGTAGAACTCGTTGTAGAACTCCGTGCCGTGCTTGACGCAGTTTTGGTACAGCGTCTGCAGGATCATGTGCCCGGTGCGGTCCGCGGCGTAGCAGGCGCGGCGCACCGCGGCCTTGCCGTGGTCACGGGTGTGCCCGCCGAAGCGGCGCTGGTCGATCTTGCCCTCGGGCGTCCGGTTGAACGGCAGGCCCATCTTCTCGAGGTCGAGGACCGCGTCGATGGCTTCCTTCGCCATGATCTCGGCGGCGTCCTGGTCGACCAGGTAGTCGCCGCCCTTGATCGTGTCGAAGGTGTGCCACTCCCAGTTGTCCTCTTCGACGTTCGCCAGCGCGGCGCACATGCCGCCCTGCGCGGCGCCGGTGTGCGAACGCGTCGGGTAGAGCTTGGTGAGGACCGCGGTGCGCGTGCGCTGGCCGGACTCGATGGCCGCGCGCATGCCGGCGCCTCCGGCGCCGACGATCACCACGTCGTACTTGTGGAACTGCATTGAGGACTCCGCTTAACGTGTGGTGGGCGTCAGTTGGCCGAGATACCTGGGTCGAAGGTGAAGATCACCATCGTGCCGACGGCCAGGATGAGCACCATCGAGACGTAGAGCACGATCTTCAGCCAGAACCGGGTGCTGTCCTTGCGGGCGTAGTCGTCGATGATCGTGCGCAGCCCGTTGCCGCCGTGGATTTCGGCGAGCCACAGCATCGACAGGTCCCAGAACTGCCAGAACGGCGAAGCCCAGCGGCCGGCGACGAAGCCCCAGTTGATGCGGTGCACGCCGCCGTCGAGGATGTTCATGATGAACAGGTGGCCGAGCACCAGCACGATCAGGGCGAGGCCCGAGATGCGCATGAACAGCCAGCTGTAGAGCTCGAAATTGCTGCGGCGGGCGGCGGCGCGCTTCGGTGCGCGCGGGCGCTCGAGTGCGAGTTCAGCCATGGTCAGTGCCCCCCGAACATAACCTCGACGGTGCGCTTCATCATGAAGAAGGCACCGGGAATCATCACCACGACCCAGATGGCCAGGATGGTCCAGAGCATCGGCTTCTGGAACTTCGGTCCCTTCTCCCAGAAGTCGACCAGCATGACCCGGATGCCGTTGAGCGCGTGGAACAGCACCGCGCCGACCAGGCCGACCTCGAGGAGGTTGACCAGCGGGGTTTTGTAGGTCTCGATGACCTCGTTGTACGTGTCCGGCGACACGCGCACGAGCGCGGTGTCGAGGACGTGCACGAAGAGGAAGAAGAATGTCAGCACGCCGGTGATGCGGTGCAGCACCCAGGACCACATACCGGGGTCGCCCCGGTAGAAGGTCCCCTGCCGGCGTGAGGCACCCGCCCGATCGCTCGCGGCCGCCTCAGAGGCGGTGCTAGCCGTGGTGGACATCGGTGAACGGCCTCCAACGTCATGGCTTGGGCCCGCTGACCGCTGGTTTCCGCGCCTGCCGCCGGGTCGCCCACCTGGGGACGGCTCCGGCGACGGTGCCGAGATCATGGTCATCGAGCGTGGATAAAAGGGATGCTAGACCCGCTCCTCACGGTGGGCTCACCTCCGGGTTCGTCTGTGTGATGGACCAGACATCGAGGCCATCGCACGATCGAGTGACGGGGACCGCGTAACTCACCAGTTCGTCCACTGTGGACGCGACGGTCGTCACAGGTCACCCGCCGGATGGCCCTGAACGGTGCGTGACGATCTTCGGGCCTTCACGCGGCCAGGGGGCCGAGTACTGCCAGCAATGATCACCGTAAGTACTCCCTCCGTCGCGCTTACGACTCATGAGTAAACGTTTGTGTTACGTAGCGTGCCTTTCCTATGGCGGCTAAGCAGCCGTTAGGTACCGTCTCTCGGTCGAACCCGGCAGTGTCGCCGGGTCGTTTCTTCGGACCATCCGCTGGATCAGCGGGGAGGGAGACACACGTTGCGTCGCATGCGTGGAACCGCGCTGGCCGCCGTCACCATGGCCGGTGCACTCGCACTGACCGGGTGCGCGAAGGATTCCGGAGCGGGGAACAACAACAACGCGAGCACGGGGGACCAGTCCGCCAGCTGCGTGACCGCGCCGAAGCCGCCCGCCGCGGCCGCCGCCTCGAGCAGCACCCAGAGCGGTGAGAAGGTCGACGGCAGCAAGCTCAAGGTCGCACTGGCCTTCGACGTCGGCGGTCGTGGCGACGCGTCGTTCAACGACTCCGCAGCCGCCGGCACCGACAAGGCCAAGGCCGAACTCGGCGTGACCGCGGTCAGTGAGAGCACCGCGGCGACGTCCGAAGACGAGGCCGCGAAGTCGCAGCGTCTCGACCAGCTCGCCACTCAGGGCTTCAGCCCGATCATCGCGGTCGGCTTCGCCTACGCCAAGGCCGTCGGCGCCATCGCGCCGAAGTACCCGAACACCCAGTTCGCGATCGTCGACGACGACTCCGTCAAGGCCCCGAACGTCACCCCGCTGGTCTTCGCCGAGGAGCAGGGCTCGTTCCTGGCCGGTGTCGCCGCCGTCTACAAGTCGAAGAAGTGCCACGTCGGCTTCGTCGGTGGCGTGAACACGCCGCTGATCCAGAAGTTCGAGGCCGGCTTCCTGCAGGGCGTGAAGGCCGCTTCGTCCAAGGCCGTCATCGAGGACGAGTACCTCACCCCGGCCGGCGACTTCTCCGGGTTCCAGGACCCGGCGAAGGGCAACGTCAAGGCCGCCGCGCAGATCGCCAAGGGCGCGGACGTCGTCTACCACGCCGCCGGAGCCTCCGGTAAGGGCGTTTTCGAGGCCGCGAAGACCAACAACGCGCTCGCCATCGGCGTCGACTCCGACCAGTTCAACCAGAAGACGGTCGAGGCGTCGAAGGACGTCATCATCACCTCGATGCTCAAGCGTGTCGACGTGGCGGTGTTCGACTACCTGCGCGCGCTGGCCAAGGGTGACCTGACGTCGCTGCCGAAGCGCTTCGACCTCAAGGTCGACGGCGTCGGCTACGCCACCTCCGGCGGCAAGATCGACGACATCAAGGACGTGCTCGACGGCTACAAGGCGCAGATCGTCTCCGGGGCGATCACCGTCTCGGACAAGCCGCAGAAGTAAGCTCCACCAGACAGCGGGGCTCGGGAGGGTAACCCTTCCGAGCCCCCACCTGTTTTGTCTCCCAGAACTGGATGGCTTTTCATGAGCGCTCCCCAGGCCGAGGTCACCGACGCCCCCGACCGGGGTGAACCGGCCGTGCAGCTGACCGGGATCACCAAACGATTCCCGGGTGTGGTGGCCAACTCCGACGTCAACCTCACCGTCACCAAGGGCGAGGTGCACGCCGTCTGCGGCGAGAACGGCGCCGGCAAGTCCACCCTGATGAAGATCCTCTACGGCATGCAGCAGCCGGACGAGGGCAGCATCGCGATCAACGGTTCACCGGTGAAACTGCGCAACCCGCAGGACGCCATGCGAGCCGGTATCGGGATGGTCCACCAGCACTTCATGCTGGCCGACAACCTGACCGTCGGGGAGAACGTCTTCCTCGGCGCCGAGGGCCTGCACGGCATCGGCCGCGCGGCCAAGGCGAAGCTCGGGAAGCTGGCCGAGCAGGTCGGCCTGCACGTCCGCCCGGACACGCTGCTCGAAGAACTCGGCGTCGCCGATCGCCAGCGCGTGGAGATCGTGAAGGTGCTCTACCGCGGCGCGCGGATCATCATCCTCGACGAGCCGACGGCGGTGCTCGTGCCGCAGGAGGTCGACGCGCTGTTCGAGACGGTCCGCGGCATGCAGGCGGAGGGTTTCACCTTCCTCTTCATCTCGCACAAGCTCGACGAGGTGCGCGCGATCGCCGACACGGTCACCGTGATCCGCCGCGGCACCACCGTCGGCACGGCCGATCCGAAGGCGATCACCTCGCGTCAGCTGGCCGAGATGATGGTCGGTTCGGAACTGCCCAGCCCGGAAACCCGCGAGTCCACCGTGACCGACCGGCCCGTGCTGCGCCTGGACGA
Proteins encoded in this region:
- a CDS encoding succinate dehydrogenase iron-sulfur subunit; this translates as MTTATPEKSEAVSSDHTPITVTLKILRFNPEIDNEPHWESYDVPAQRTDRLLNLLFYVKDYIDGTFSFRRSCAHGVCGSDAMQINGINRLACKVLMKDLLETNGKKTTITIAPIKGLTTLKDLYVDMDPFFEAYRAVKPYLIAYGNEPTRERIQSQADRDRFDDTTKCILCACCTSSCPVYWNDGSYFGPAAIVNAHRFIFDSRDEGAEERLDILNDSEGVWRCRTTFNCTDACPRGIQVTKAIQEVKRALLFKRV
- a CDS encoding S8 family peptidase, which encodes MSRIRRLLVPALVAAAAGSVFAAPSASAAPAPQCDTASAPFNYVVLYNPRTPERKVDTELRAKCGEKVAYYPEIGVAVATSRNADFQAKIGVFRAYSGGRDVAFPPAASARSTRSAVVDTKENEETTSVAAEEDLSAQQWDMRAIQAPEANKVSGGSRSVTVGVLDSGIEPTHPALKAALDPKTSAGCNTGAPDTTPAAWAPTTSDHGTHVAGTIAGKDTARGFTGIAPGVKLASVKVVNDDGLILPEAAVCGFMWAAKHRFPVTNNSYYIDPGMFYCSKEPGDAAAFEAVRRAVTYSTGRGVLNVAAAGNSGFDPDKQTVDPNRPHPVDKSCGILPKAIDGVVNVSAIGYAGSKSSYSNYGNDVSVTAPGGDRAQLPPTGQGAGCPLSTIFNGAYGTKCGTSMASPHAAGVAALLASRYRHAPPVALRWLLEHQADTIACGTAAPVCEGPAKDNSYYGHGRVNALDAVK
- the sdhA gene encoding succinate dehydrogenase flavoprotein subunit, whose protein sequence is MQFHKYDVVIVGAGGAGMRAAIESGQRTRTAVLTKLYPTRSHTGAAQGGMCAALANVEEDNWEWHTFDTIKGGDYLVDQDAAEIMAKEAIDAVLDLEKMGLPFNRTPEGKIDQRRFGGHTRDHGKAAVRRACYAADRTGHMILQTLYQNCVKHGTEFYNEFYVLDLVLTPDENGNPVASGVVAYELATGELHVFQAKSIVFATGGAGKIFKTTSNAHTLTGDGLGIIFRKGLPLEDMEFFQFHPTGLAGLGILISEAVRGEGGILRNADGERFMERYAPTIKDLAPRDIVARSMVQEVLQGRGCGPNKDYVVLDVTHIPEETLNAKLPDIMEFSRTYLGVDPVTEPVPVFPTCHYVMGGIPTNIHGEALRDNENVIPGLYAAGEVACVSVHGSNRLGTNSLLDINVFGRRAGIAAAEYALAHDFVELPENPTTIVEDQLSGLLSEHGDERVADIRTELQRTMDSHASVYRTEDTLKQALTDVQALKDRYERITVSDKGKRYNTDVLEAVELGFLLELAEVLVVGALARKESRGGHAREDYPNRDDTNFMRHTMAYKQGSGLASDIRLDYKPVTFTRYEPMERKY
- the sdhC gene encoding succinate dehydrogenase, cytochrome b556 subunit, yielding MSTTASTASEAAASDRAGASRRQGTFYRGDPGMWSWVLHRITGVLTFFFLFVHVLDTALVRVSPDTYNEVIETYKTPLVNLLEVGLVGAVLFHALNGIRVMLVDFWEKGPKFQKPMLWTILAIWVVVMIPGAFFMMKRTVEVMFGGH
- a CDS encoding BMP family lipoprotein produces the protein MRGTALAAVTMAGALALTGCAKDSGAGNNNNASTGDQSASCVTAPKPPAAAAASSSTQSGEKVDGSKLKVALAFDVGGRGDASFNDSAAAGTDKAKAELGVTAVSESTAATSEDEAAKSQRLDQLATQGFSPIIAVGFAYAKAVGAIAPKYPNTQFAIVDDDSVKAPNVTPLVFAEEQGSFLAGVAAVYKSKKCHVGFVGGVNTPLIQKFEAGFLQGVKAASSKAVIEDEYLTPAGDFSGFQDPAKGNVKAAAQIAKGADVVYHAAGASGKGVFEAAKTNNALAIGVDSDQFNQKTVEASKDVIITSMLKRVDVAVFDYLRALAKGDLTSLPKRFDLKVDGVGYATSGGKIDDIKDVLDGYKAQIVSGAITVSDKPQK
- a CDS encoding M14 family zinc carboxypeptidase — its product is MSVFGRLVPVMVGLAVLPLVSVPAAVAAPAQACSEEPRELPINEFTDYREMVRELGRLERVSKGRVAVKEVGRSTRGRVIHQASVGTGPKVFVVSSEIHGNEKTGTDALLRILDYLGTSESRDAERLRKTITFVAVPKLNPDGAELDRRGNDLSWTEVQQRFPQLKDRPPAWNYLSDVLQGDDYRKRPGFDVNRDFNPDLNYVPRAEDFPGAPDEPGWFITPEARALRSVYVELTARRGKVPDVYVDLHHQGACVRQEGSNRFLDVGIDYPPLPDKFFEPGQKYAKYRDVYTKDESRQLAISGFNGMTSRGFVGARYPHAPDRDLPGQARCSFALNGTGTVLFEVRGQTQTLGQQHREHFTRAVMAGLYNMLRDVSTGAVEYIDPEAFDRLPGTADSSALAPAPARVLE
- a CDS encoding succinate dehydrogenase hydrophobic membrane anchor subunit — its product is MAELALERPRAPKRAAARRSNFELYSWLFMRISGLALIVLVLGHLFIMNILDGGVHRINWGFVAGRWASPFWQFWDLSMLWLAEIHGGNGLRTIIDDYARKDSTRFWLKIVLYVSMVLILAVGTMVIFTFDPGISAN
- a CDS encoding ABC transporter ATP-binding protein, which gives rise to MSAPQAEVTDAPDRGEPAVQLTGITKRFPGVVANSDVNLTVTKGEVHAVCGENGAGKSTLMKILYGMQQPDEGSIAINGSPVKLRNPQDAMRAGIGMVHQHFMLADNLTVGENVFLGAEGLHGIGRAAKAKLGKLAEQVGLHVRPDTLLEELGVADRQRVEIVKVLYRGARIIILDEPTAVLVPQEVDALFETVRGMQAEGFTFLFISHKLDEVRAIADTVTVIRRGTTVGTADPKAITSRQLAEMMVGSELPSPETRESTVTDRPVLRLDDVCLSVEGSERNVLDHISFTVHAGEVLGIAGVEGNGQTELVETIMGMRKGGGRIELVDTDGKAVELHKLGTLARREAGIGYIAEDRTRHSLLLTQPLWVNRILGYQTRKPVAKGQLLDILGARQDTRRIVEQYDVRTPGIDVPAAALSGGNQQKLIVGRELSGNPVLLIASHPTRGVDVGAQALIWEQIRQARAAGLAVLLVSADLDELIGLSDTIQVMLRGRLVGEADPATVTPQQLGSAMTGASEDSDEEGVS